A DNA window from Sporosarcina sp. ANT_H38 contains the following coding sequences:
- the sucD gene encoding succinate--CoA ligase subunit alpha — MSIFINKDTKVIVQGITGATALFHTEQMLEYGTKIVGGVTPGKGGTEVAGVPVFNTVEEAVKATGANVSVIYVPAPFAADAILEAVEADLDMTICITEHIPVLDMVKVKRFMEGKKTRLVGPNCPGVITADECKIGIMPGYINTKGHVGVVSRSGTLTYEAVLQLTNAGIGQSTSVGIGGDPVNGTNFIDVLKAFNEDPETYAVVMIGEIGGTGEEEAATWIKENMTKPVVGFIGGQTAPEGKRMGHAGAIISGGKGTAAEKIKALNAAGVEVADTPSVIGETLIKVIKEKGLYEKCKTH, encoded by the coding sequence ATGAGTATTTTTATTAACAAAGATACAAAAGTTATCGTACAAGGAATTACAGGTGCTACAGCACTATTCCATACAGAACAAATGCTAGAGTACGGAACGAAAATTGTTGGCGGAGTTACACCTGGTAAAGGTGGAACAGAAGTGGCGGGTGTTCCTGTTTTCAATACAGTTGAAGAAGCTGTAAAAGCAACAGGCGCAAACGTATCAGTTATTTATGTTCCAGCTCCATTTGCGGCAGATGCAATCCTAGAAGCAGTAGAAGCAGATCTTGATATGACAATCTGTATTACAGAACATATCCCAGTACTTGATATGGTCAAAGTGAAGCGCTTTATGGAAGGCAAGAAAACACGTCTTGTTGGTCCAAACTGTCCGGGTGTTATCACTGCAGACGAATGTAAAATCGGCATCATGCCTGGCTATATTAATACAAAAGGCCATGTAGGTGTTGTTTCACGCTCTGGTACACTTACGTATGAAGCGGTTCTACAATTGACAAACGCAGGAATCGGACAGTCTACTTCTGTTGGTATCGGCGGAGACCCAGTTAACGGAACAAACTTCATAGATGTACTAAAAGCATTCAACGAAGATCCTGAGACATATGCAGTAGTTATGATCGGTGAAATTGGTGGAACTGGTGAAGAAGAAGCAGCTACGTGGATTAAAGAGAATATGACGAAGCCAGTTGTCGGCTTTATCGGTGGACAAACTGCTCCTGAAGGAAAACGTATGGGCCATGCTGGTGCCATTATTTCCGGCGGTAAAGGGACAGCTGCTGAAAAAATCAAAGCGCTAAATGCTGCAGGTGTTGAAGTTGCAGACACTCCATCTGTTATCGGAGAAACATTAATTAAAGTAATAAAAGAAAAAGGTCTGTACGAAAAGTGTAAAACACATTAA
- the dprA gene encoding DNA-processing protein DprA: MELTDAERRLLALHYVFPVPLNKLNGLYEIDPNLEKLYVYKANELAHILRISVSKAIQIKDNLHRNADTPYDELYERNAITPIPFSNPLYPDQLRILIDPPAVLYAKGDTTLLTKKFNVAIIGSRKATVYSKKAMALIVPPLVENEAVIVSGLATGADTMAHEAALEYGGKTIAVLGHGLFHLYPKENRALAEKIAVNHLLITEYPPYVNPERWTFPMRNRIISGLSDVVVVTESADKSGTMSTVEHALDHGKDIYAVPGPITSLLSAGPNKLIEEGAKPLWNGFQIVGALVFNG; encoded by the coding sequence ATGGAACTAACAGATGCCGAAAGGCGGTTATTAGCGCTCCACTATGTATTTCCGGTGCCTTTGAATAAATTAAACGGACTTTACGAGATAGACCCCAATCTCGAGAAGTTATATGTTTACAAGGCGAATGAACTTGCTCATATACTGAGAATCTCGGTGTCAAAAGCAATTCAAATAAAAGATAATCTACACCGAAACGCCGACACCCCCTACGATGAATTATATGAGCGGAATGCAATCACCCCAATCCCGTTCTCAAATCCCTTATACCCTGACCAGTTACGCATACTTATCGATCCCCCGGCAGTTCTCTATGCAAAAGGTGATACCACATTACTCACCAAAAAATTTAATGTCGCAATTATTGGATCCCGTAAAGCAACTGTTTATTCAAAAAAAGCAATGGCGCTTATTGTGCCACCTCTTGTCGAAAATGAGGCTGTTATCGTATCAGGACTAGCAACAGGAGCCGACACGATGGCACATGAAGCGGCACTCGAATATGGTGGAAAAACAATCGCTGTACTTGGGCATGGATTGTTCCATCTTTACCCAAAAGAAAATCGTGCACTTGCGGAGAAAATAGCTGTAAATCATCTCCTTATTACAGAGTATCCACCGTATGTAAATCCTGAACGTTGGACTTTTCCAATGCGAAATCGTATTATAAGCGGATTGTCCGATGTGGTCGTTGTCACTGAATCCGCAGATAAAAGCGGAACAATGAGTACGGTGGAGCATGCACTTGATCACGGGAAAGATATCTATGCAGTTCCCGGCCCCATCACATCCCTTTTATCAGCAGGGCCGAATAAGTTGATAGAAGAAGGCGCAAAACCGCTCTGGAACGGATTTCAAATCGTTGGAGCACTCGTTTTCAATGGTTGA
- the flgB gene encoding flagellar basal body rod protein FlgB, producing MNLFGKTISQLERGLDFSATKGKAISQNIANIDTPNYKAKNVSFKEVLTNAQANSLEAYKTDDRHIDFKSNATSTGVFNYSNLRYRQDGNGVDMDKEQADLAANQIYYNAVVDRISGKFNSLQNVIKGGR from the coding sequence TTGAATTTATTCGGTAAGACGATTTCTCAATTGGAACGAGGGCTGGACTTTTCTGCAACAAAAGGGAAAGCGATCTCGCAAAATATAGCAAATATCGACACGCCAAATTATAAAGCGAAAAATGTCAGTTTTAAAGAAGTTTTGACAAATGCTCAAGCGAATTCGTTAGAGGCTTATAAAACAGACGACCGGCATATTGATTTCAAATCTAATGCAACGAGCACTGGTGTTTTTAATTATTCCAATCTTCGCTATCGTCAAGATGGAAATGGTGTAGATATGGATAAGGAACAAGCTGATCTCGCGGCAAATCAAATTTACTATAATGCAGTTGTCGACCGTATCAGCGGAAAGTTCAATTCATTACAAAATGTTATTAAAGGAGGTCGTTAA
- the xerC gene encoding tyrosine recombinase XerC, which produces MTVQPSIIRDEYISYVRLEKNYSFYTVSEYEKDVDAFLLFLEVEGITDLNDVTYPEARLYATKLYDLGLARASISRKISSIRSFFKFSNDRYGISDNAFRSLHHPKKEERLPAFFYEEEMESLFSTCEGEDRKSLRDYALLELLYATGMRVSELTSVKMHDIDDELGIVLVMGKGRKERYVPFGSFAQSALDAYREKSRLNLMKQKEHDMLFVNLRGDPLTDRGVRHILNMMMERASLHSKIYPHMIRHSFATHLLAGGADMRTVQELLGHSHLSSTQVYTHITKEHLRKTYMNTHPRA; this is translated from the coding sequence ATGACAGTACAACCTTCTATCATCCGTGATGAATACATTTCGTACGTACGCTTGGAAAAGAACTATTCATTTTACACAGTATCAGAGTATGAAAAAGATGTTGATGCATTTCTGTTATTCCTGGAAGTTGAAGGGATTACGGATTTGAACGATGTGACTTATCCTGAAGCAAGACTTTATGCCACTAAACTGTATGACTTGGGTTTAGCGAGGGCATCCATTTCTAGAAAAATATCTTCTATCCGCTCCTTTTTTAAATTTTCGAATGACAGGTATGGCATTAGCGATAATGCATTTCGTTCCCTTCATCATCCGAAGAAGGAAGAACGGCTGCCGGCTTTTTTTTATGAAGAGGAAATGGAGTCCTTATTTTCTACCTGTGAAGGGGAAGATAGAAAGTCTTTACGTGACTACGCGCTCCTTGAATTACTCTACGCAACCGGTATGCGGGTCAGTGAACTGACATCTGTAAAAATGCATGACATTGATGACGAACTTGGCATTGTTTTGGTAATGGGAAAAGGACGTAAGGAACGATACGTACCATTCGGGAGTTTTGCGCAATCAGCACTGGATGCTTATCGTGAGAAAAGCAGACTGAATTTGATGAAACAGAAAGAGCATGACATGCTGTTCGTCAATTTACGGGGGGACCCACTGACTGACCGGGGTGTGCGCCATATCTTAAACATGATGATGGAACGCGCATCACTACACTCAAAAATCTACCCTCATATGATTCGCCATTCTTTTGCGACCCACCTTTTGGCGGGGGGCGCCGACATGAGAACCGTTCAGGAACTACTTGGACACAGTCACTTATCTTCAACGCAAGTGTATACACATATAACTAAAGAGCATTTAAGGAAAACATATATGAATACGCATCCGCGAGCATAG
- the flgC gene encoding flagellar basal body rod protein FlgC, whose translation MTIFHSLNTSASALTAQRMRMDVISSNMANIDTTRGKMVDGEWQPYRRKSVTFQPREGQFSSMLNASMGKQINGSVGNGVTVSKIKEDTETPFKLVYDPSHPDANDEGYVSMPNVDPLREMIDLMSATRSYEANVTVMNANKSMLMKALEIGK comes from the coding sequence TTGACGATATTCCATAGTTTGAACACGTCTGCTTCTGCATTGACTGCACAACGCATGCGGATGGATGTCATTTCATCGAATATGGCGAACATCGATACAACGCGAGGGAAAATGGTAGACGGTGAGTGGCAACCATATCGCCGCAAATCAGTAACATTTCAACCGCGAGAAGGGCAATTCTCATCGATGTTAAATGCTTCAATGGGTAAACAAATAAATGGTTCAGTAGGAAATGGCGTTACGGTCTCTAAGATTAAAGAAGATACCGAAACGCCCTTTAAACTTGTCTATGATCCTTCTCATCCCGATGCCAATGACGAAGGGTATGTATCAATGCCAAATGTCGATCCGTTACGGGAAATGATTGACCTGATGTCCGCTACGCGTTCTTATGAAGCAAACGTGACCGTGATGAATGCCAATAAATCAATGCTAATGAAAGCACTTGAAATCGGTAAATAA
- the trmFO gene encoding FADH(2)-oxidizing methylenetetrahydrofolate--tRNA-(uracil(54)-C(5))-methyltransferase TrmFO has product MTSIVNVIGAGLAGSEAAWQIASRGVNVRLYEMRPVKQTPAHHTDKFAELVCSNSLRANNLTNAVGIIKEEMRMLDSLIIRAADACAVPAGGALAVDRHEFAGNVTDTIRNHPLIEVINEEVTELPEGITIIATGPLTSPALAEQIRKLTGEEYLYFYDAAAPIIEKDSIDMDKVYLKSRYDKGEAAYLNCPMNEEEFERFYNALVAAEIVPLKEFEKEIYFEGCMPVEVVAQRGAQTLLFGALKPVGLEHPETGKLATAVIQLRQDDAAGTLYNIVGFQTHMKWGAQKEVIKLIPGLENVEIVRYGVMHRNTFINSPRVLNATYQLKANSNVFFAGQMTGVEGYVESAGSGLIAGINAANLALGKDLILFPHETALGSMARYVTEANPQNFQPMNINFGLFPELGKRVRSKLERAEKHAERALKAISEFQTVSMS; this is encoded by the coding sequence ATGACATCCATCGTAAATGTAATCGGCGCAGGCCTTGCTGGGAGCGAGGCTGCATGGCAAATCGCCAGCCGTGGAGTGAATGTACGTTTATATGAAATGCGACCGGTAAAACAGACGCCTGCGCATCACACGGACAAATTTGCAGAGCTCGTGTGTAGTAACTCGTTACGCGCTAACAATTTGACCAATGCAGTTGGAATTATCAAGGAAGAAATGAGAATGCTTGACTCTCTCATTATACGTGCGGCTGACGCTTGTGCGGTTCCTGCTGGCGGAGCACTGGCGGTTGACCGCCATGAGTTTGCTGGCAATGTTACTGACACGATTCGAAACCATCCGCTTATCGAAGTTATCAATGAAGAAGTGACGGAACTACCAGAGGGAATCACAATTATTGCGACGGGACCACTTACATCACCAGCACTTGCTGAACAAATACGTAAATTGACAGGCGAGGAATATTTATATTTCTATGACGCAGCAGCGCCGATTATAGAAAAAGATTCAATCGATATGGACAAAGTTTATTTGAAATCTCGTTATGATAAAGGCGAGGCGGCATATTTAAACTGTCCTATGAATGAAGAAGAATTCGAACGTTTCTACAATGCGCTTGTCGCGGCAGAAATTGTACCGCTTAAGGAGTTCGAAAAAGAAATCTATTTCGAAGGATGTATGCCGGTGGAAGTGGTTGCCCAGCGCGGTGCACAAACACTGTTATTCGGCGCACTTAAACCGGTTGGACTTGAACATCCGGAAACAGGGAAACTTGCAACAGCGGTTATTCAGCTTCGTCAAGATGATGCTGCTGGGACCTTGTATAACATCGTAGGATTTCAAACACATATGAAATGGGGAGCACAAAAAGAAGTTATCAAACTTATCCCCGGTCTAGAAAACGTTGAAATCGTTCGCTATGGTGTTATGCATCGCAACACATTTATAAATTCTCCCCGTGTGCTGAATGCGACCTACCAGTTAAAGGCGAACTCTAATGTGTTTTTCGCAGGACAAATGACCGGCGTTGAGGGATATGTCGAATCGGCAGGTTCAGGACTTATTGCAGGCATTAACGCTGCCAATCTAGCACTTGGTAAAGATCTAATCCTTTTCCCGCACGAAACAGCACTCGGAAGCATGGCGCGCTATGTGACCGAAGCCAATCCGCAAAACTTCCAACCGATGAACATCAACTTTGGTCTTTTCCCGGAACTTGGAAAACGCGTTAGGAGCAAGTTGGAACGCGCAGAGAAGCACGCTGAACGTGCTCTTAAAGCGATTAGTGAATTTCAGACAGTATCAATGTCTTGA
- the hslV gene encoding ATP-dependent protease subunit HslV — protein sequence MMEFHATTIFAIRHEGSCAMSGDGQVTVGNTVVMKHTAKKVRRIFGGKVLAGFAGSVADAFTLFDLFEAKLTEYNGNLQRASVELAKEWRGDRILRKLEAMLLVMDNESLLLVSGTGEVIEPDDGVLAIGSGGHYALAAGRALKKYSGHSLTAAEIAQAALETAAEICVFTNDHIIVEVLE from the coding sequence CTGATGGAATTCCATGCAACGACAATCTTTGCCATTCGCCATGAAGGGTCTTGTGCCATGTCAGGCGATGGGCAAGTGACGGTAGGAAACACAGTCGTCATGAAACATACGGCAAAAAAAGTCCGCCGCATATTTGGTGGTAAAGTACTGGCAGGTTTTGCGGGATCGGTAGCGGACGCTTTCACGTTATTCGATTTATTCGAAGCCAAACTGACAGAATATAATGGGAACCTGCAAAGGGCTTCTGTTGAACTTGCGAAAGAATGGCGAGGTGACCGGATTCTCCGGAAACTTGAGGCAATGCTCCTTGTCATGGATAATGAAAGTCTATTACTCGTGTCTGGTACAGGAGAAGTGATTGAACCGGATGATGGTGTTTTGGCAATCGGTTCAGGTGGTCATTACGCACTTGCGGCCGGCCGGGCTTTGAAAAAGTATAGCGGGCATTCGCTCACTGCAGCAGAAATTGCCCAAGCGGCACTAGAAACTGCTGCAGAAATATGCGTTTTCACAAATGATCATATTATTGTGGAGGTACTCGAATGA
- the codY gene encoding GTP-sensing pleiotropic transcriptional regulator CodY → MKLLTKTREINAMLQESAGKPVNFKEMAEKLSSVIDCNAFIVSRKGKLLGLEIHHQIENERMKQMFVDRKFPEEYTNRLFEVRETSSNLDVYSSHTVFPVENRELFKDGLTTIVPIIGGGERLGTLILARLKDDFQDDDLILAEYGATVVGMEILREKSEKIEIEARSKAVVQMAINSLSYSEHEAIEHIFHELDGNEGLLVASKIADRVGITRSVIVNALRKLESAGVIESRSLGMKGTYIKVLNNKFLEELEKQKS, encoded by the coding sequence ATGAAATTATTAACAAAAACACGTGAAATTAACGCAATGCTTCAAGAATCGGCAGGGAAACCAGTAAACTTTAAGGAGATGGCTGAAAAGCTTAGCTCTGTTATCGACTGTAATGCTTTCATCGTAAGCAGAAAAGGGAAATTACTTGGTTTAGAAATACACCACCAAATCGAAAACGAACGCATGAAGCAAATGTTCGTTGATCGTAAATTCCCTGAAGAATATACAAACCGTTTGTTTGAAGTAAGAGAAACCTCTTCTAACTTGGATGTATACAGCTCACACACGGTCTTCCCAGTTGAAAATCGTGAACTATTCAAAGATGGCTTAACGACGATTGTTCCAATCATCGGTGGTGGGGAACGCCTTGGTACGCTTATCTTGGCTAGACTGAAAGATGACTTCCAGGATGATGATTTGATTCTTGCGGAATATGGCGCAACTGTTGTAGGAATGGAAATTTTACGCGAGAAATCAGAGAAAATTGAAATTGAAGCACGTAGTAAAGCAGTTGTTCAAATGGCTATCAACTCACTTTCTTACAGTGAACACGAAGCGATTGAACACATTTTCCATGAGCTTGACGGCAATGAAGGTCTACTTGTAGCATCTAAAATTGCAGACCGTGTAGGTATTACACGTTCAGTAATCGTAAATGCACTACGTAAACTAGAAAGTGCTGGTGTCATTGAATCTCGTTCCCTAGGAATGAAAGGAACATACATCAAAGTTCTTAACAATAAATTCCTTGAAGAACTTGAAAAACAAAAATCATAA
- the hslU gene encoding ATP-dependent protease ATPase subunit HslU: protein MKRQELTPKELTAHLDRYIIGQDKAKRAVAVAIRNRYRRSLLSDDEKSEIIPKNILMIGPTGVGKTEIARRIAKLVNAPFLKVEATKFTEVGYVGRDVESMIRDLTEAGVRIVREEQRGAVKEHAVILAEERLIELLAPEKKKMGGMQNPFEMLFGQKTEQEEPDYVEVAEVKRKRSEIAISLKAGELEEQMVTVEVSAQQSSMFDALQGSGMEQMGANMQDALSSLMPKKTVKRKMKVKDARIALEAEEADKLIDHDEISRRAIELTEQSGIIFLDEMDKIASRGGSGSSADVSREGVQRDILPIVEGSTVATKYGTVKTDFILFIAAGAFHMSKPSDIIPELQGRFPIRVELEKLTKNDFERILKEPDFSLIRQYEKLLNTENVVLDFTDEAISRLAEIAFDVNNETENIGARRLHTILEKLLEELSYEAADIGPATIKITPAYVDEKLKDIAKNKDLSQFIL, encoded by the coding sequence ATAAAGAGACAAGAACTGACACCCAAGGAATTGACTGCACATCTCGACAGATATATTATCGGTCAAGACAAAGCTAAGCGTGCAGTGGCTGTAGCCATCCGTAACAGGTACAGAAGAAGTCTGCTTTCTGATGACGAGAAAAGTGAAATTATACCGAAAAACATTCTTATGATTGGCCCGACTGGTGTCGGGAAGACTGAAATCGCGAGAAGAATTGCCAAGCTGGTAAATGCTCCCTTCCTGAAAGTGGAAGCGACGAAATTTACAGAAGTAGGCTATGTAGGGCGTGATGTTGAGTCGATGATAAGAGACTTAACAGAAGCGGGCGTTCGAATTGTTCGAGAAGAGCAACGAGGAGCTGTAAAAGAGCACGCGGTTATTCTTGCTGAAGAACGGTTAATTGAATTACTTGCTCCTGAAAAAAAGAAAATGGGCGGCATGCAAAACCCGTTCGAAATGCTATTCGGCCAAAAAACAGAGCAGGAAGAGCCTGATTATGTAGAAGTAGCCGAAGTGAAGCGTAAACGTTCTGAGATCGCTATAAGCCTTAAAGCAGGAGAGCTTGAAGAGCAAATGGTCACTGTTGAAGTTTCCGCGCAGCAATCCTCCATGTTTGACGCTTTACAAGGGTCGGGTATGGAACAAATGGGCGCTAATATGCAAGATGCATTATCTTCCCTCATGCCGAAAAAGACGGTCAAGCGGAAGATGAAAGTGAAGGACGCCCGAATTGCACTTGAAGCAGAAGAGGCCGACAAACTGATTGATCATGATGAAATCTCGAGGCGTGCAATTGAGCTGACGGAGCAGTCAGGTATCATCTTCCTTGATGAAATGGACAAAATTGCAAGTCGCGGTGGAAGTGGTTCATCAGCCGACGTTTCGCGTGAAGGTGTTCAAAGGGACATATTACCAATCGTTGAAGGCTCGACTGTGGCGACAAAGTACGGTACAGTAAAGACCGATTTCATTTTGTTTATAGCGGCAGGGGCGTTCCATATGTCGAAACCCTCAGATATTATTCCTGAACTGCAAGGGCGCTTTCCGATCCGGGTTGAACTTGAAAAGCTAACAAAGAATGATTTTGAACGCATTTTAAAAGAGCCTGATTTTTCTCTTATCCGCCAATACGAGAAATTGCTAAATACGGAAAATGTTGTTTTGGATTTTACTGACGAAGCAATCAGCAGACTTGCTGAAATTGCATTTGATGTGAATAACGAAACGGAGAATATAGGTGCTAGACGTCTTCATACAATTTTAGAAAAATTACTCGAAGAACTATCGTATGAAGCGGCTGATATCGGGCCGGCAACAATCAAAATTACGCCCGCTTATGTCGATGAAAAGCTGAAAGATATCGCAAAGAATAAAGATTTGTCACAATTCATACTTTAA
- the topA gene encoding type I DNA topoisomerase: protein MADYLVIVESPAKAKTIERYLGKKYKVRASLGHLRDLPRSQMGVDTENDFEPKYITIRGKGPILQELKKEAKKAKKIFLAADPDREGEAIAWHLANQLGVDIESDCRVVFNEITKEAIKESFKNPRPIDMDRVDAQQARRILDRLVGYNISPILWKKVKKGLSAGRVQSVALRMIIDRENEINAFVPEEYWSISGQFEKDNTTFEAEFFGDSKKKVKLVDKQQVDAVLDQLNGDKFDIANVVKKERKRNPALPFTTSSLQQEAARKLNFRAKKTMMLAQQLYEGINLGKEGQVGLITYMRTDSTRIADSAKEEARSFIETMYGEEYITTSKPAAKSTAKTQDAHEAVRPTSVMRPPAAMKTVLSRDQLRLYKLIWERLVASQMAPAVLDTVSVDLVNGDVRFRANGSQVKFQGFMKVYVEGNDDKEEEKDRILPPLEEGEKVKFSEIDPKQHFTQPPPRFSEARLVKTLEEQGIGRPSTYAPTLDTIQKRGYVVLDAKRFLPTELGGIVHQAVDQYFPNIIDLEFTAQMEKELDNVEQGIIKWKRVIDNFYGDFEKHVQIADAEMEKIEIKDEPAGEDCEKCGSAMVFKLGRYGKFMACSDFPECRNTKAIIKPIGVTCPTCKEGQVVERKSKTKRIFYGCDRYPECEYVSWDKPITRPCPKCESTLVEKKLKKGVQIQCTECDYKEDTQ, encoded by the coding sequence ATGGCAGACTACCTAGTAATTGTGGAATCACCCGCAAAGGCAAAAACGATTGAACGCTATCTCGGAAAAAAATATAAAGTGCGTGCATCACTCGGTCATTTGCGCGATCTTCCGCGCAGTCAGATGGGCGTAGATACCGAAAATGATTTTGAACCCAAATACATTACGATTCGCGGCAAAGGCCCGATTCTTCAAGAATTAAAAAAAGAAGCGAAAAAAGCGAAAAAAATCTTTCTCGCAGCTGACCCTGACAGAGAAGGGGAAGCGATTGCATGGCATTTAGCAAATCAGCTTGGCGTAGATATCGAGTCAGATTGTCGAGTTGTTTTTAATGAAATAACAAAAGAAGCGATTAAGGAATCATTTAAGAATCCACGGCCAATCGACATGGATCGTGTCGACGCTCAACAAGCCCGCCGCATTTTAGATAGACTTGTAGGCTACAACATTAGCCCAATACTTTGGAAAAAAGTGAAAAAAGGGCTATCCGCCGGACGGGTCCAATCAGTGGCACTTCGTATGATTATCGACAGAGAAAATGAAATAAATGCATTTGTCCCTGAAGAATACTGGAGTATCTCTGGCCAATTTGAAAAAGATAACACTACATTTGAAGCTGAGTTCTTCGGAGATTCGAAGAAAAAGGTAAAACTTGTAGATAAACAGCAGGTTGATGCAGTTTTAGATCAATTAAACGGCGATAAATTCGATATTGCAAATGTTGTTAAAAAAGAGCGCAAACGAAATCCTGCACTACCATTCACTACTTCATCCTTGCAACAGGAAGCGGCGCGAAAACTCAACTTCCGAGCGAAAAAGACGATGATGCTTGCCCAACAGCTCTATGAAGGGATAAACCTTGGGAAAGAAGGCCAAGTCGGTCTCATTACTTACATGAGAACTGACTCGACCAGAATTGCCGATAGCGCGAAAGAAGAGGCAAGGTCATTCATCGAAACAATGTATGGGGAAGAATATATCACGACATCAAAGCCGGCTGCTAAAAGTACAGCAAAAACGCAGGACGCACACGAGGCAGTACGCCCGACATCTGTCATGCGACCGCCGGCTGCTATGAAAACAGTATTGTCACGGGATCAACTGCGCCTTTACAAACTCATATGGGAACGACTTGTTGCCAGTCAAATGGCGCCGGCAGTACTTGATACAGTCTCGGTCGATCTTGTGAATGGTGATGTCCGCTTCAGGGCGAACGGTTCGCAAGTTAAATTCCAAGGGTTCATGAAAGTATATGTTGAAGGTAACGATGATAAAGAAGAGGAGAAAGACCGTATCCTCCCGCCGCTTGAAGAAGGCGAAAAAGTGAAGTTTAGTGAAATCGATCCCAAACAGCACTTTACTCAGCCGCCACCACGGTTTTCGGAAGCGAGATTAGTCAAGACGCTAGAGGAGCAGGGAATAGGTCGTCCATCAACATACGCACCGACGCTCGACACAATCCAAAAACGAGGATATGTAGTCCTCGATGCAAAAAGATTTCTCCCGACTGAACTTGGCGGTATCGTTCATCAGGCAGTAGATCAATACTTCCCTAATATTATCGACCTTGAATTCACAGCTCAAATGGAAAAAGAACTTGATAATGTGGAGCAAGGTATAATTAAATGGAAGAGGGTCATAGACAACTTCTATGGCGATTTTGAAAAGCATGTGCAAATCGCAGATGCAGAGATGGAAAAAATCGAAATAAAAGATGAACCGGCTGGCGAAGACTGTGAGAAATGTGGTTCCGCTATGGTATTCAAACTAGGCCGATACGGCAAGTTCATGGCCTGTTCGGATTTTCCTGAGTGTCGCAATACGAAAGCTATTATCAAGCCAATTGGTGTGACTTGTCCCACATGTAAAGAAGGACAGGTGGTCGAACGGAAAAGTAAGACGAAACGTATATTCTATGGCTGTGATAGATATCCAGAATGTGAATACGTTTCATGGGATAAGCCAATTACGAGACCGTGTCCGAAGTGTGAAAGTACACTAGTTGAAAAGAAACTGAAAAAAGGTGTACAAATCCAATGTACAGAATGTGATTATAAAGAAGATACGCAGTAA